In one window of Branchiostoma floridae strain S238N-H82 chromosome 14, Bfl_VNyyK, whole genome shotgun sequence DNA:
- the LOC118430838 gene encoding angiopoietin-related protein 1-like has product MTLPPPPNTENKRLKHDADVAALQRESNNPPPSAADFEDCSELYPVLYWTNSVQDGVFPIKPESNTDHFDVFCDMTTDGGGWTVIQRRSEGRLNFNRRWADYKNGFGRVEGEHWLGLDKIHNLTTQDSYELYVQLEDWEGNVVHAKYSTFSIGDEGTDYTLHIWGYSGDANDSMVYHNGRKFSANDQDNDGWSYNCAQYYSGGWWYNDCARSNLNGPYFHPEDYHGTDTGPCVFWRYWKDTSYYSLKATKMMVRPRNFIRNLRL; this is encoded by the coding sequence ATAAACGTTTGAAACACGACGCGGATGTAGCAGCCCTGCAGAGAGAGAGTAACAACCCTCCCCCCAGCGCTGCTGACTTCGAGGACTGCTCAGAGCTCTACCCTGTACTCTACTGGACCAACTCAGTACAGGACGGAGTCTTCCCCATCAAACCTGAGTCTAACACCGACCACTTTGACGTCTTCTGTGACATGACTACAGATGGTGGGGGCTGGACTGTCATACAGAGGAGGTCTGAAGGGAGACTCAACTTTAACAGGCGTTGGGCAGACTATAAAAATGGGTTTGGGAGGGTCGAGGGGGAACACTGGCTTGGACTGGATAAGATACACAACTTGACAACCCAGGATAGTTATGAACTATATGTGCAGCTAGAAGACTGGGAAGGTAACGTTGTACATGCTAAATATTCTACCTTCAGCATTGGGGATGAGGGTACAGATTATACACTGCACATTTGGGGGTACAGTGGGGATGCCAATGACTCTATGGTCTACCATAATGGAAGGAAATTCAGTGCTAATGATCAGGACAATGATGGCTGGAGTTATAACTGTGCTCAGTACTATTCAGGTGGCTGGTGGTATAACGATTGTGCTCGCTCTAACCTGAACGGTCCCTATTTCCACCCAGAGGACTATCATGGTACTGACACAGGGCCGTGTGTTTTCTGGCGTTACTGGAAAGATACCTCATACTACTCACTAAAGGCAACCAAGATGATGGTACGGCCTCGAAACTTTATCCGTAATCTGCGACTTTAA